A stretch of Dama dama isolate Ldn47 chromosome 22, ASM3311817v1, whole genome shotgun sequence DNA encodes these proteins:
- the NTF3 gene encoding neurotrophin-3 isoform X1 — MVTSATILQVNKVMSILFYVMFLAYLRGVQGNSMDQRSLPEDSLNSLIIKLIQADILKNKLSKQMVDVKENFQSTLPKAEAPPREPAKSEFQPVTAMGPELLRRQRRYSSPRVLLSDSTPLEPPPLYLMEDYVGSPVVANRTARRKRYAEHKSHRGEYSVCDSESLWVTDKSSAIDIRGHQVTVLGEIKTGNSPVKQYFYETRCKEARPVKNGCRGIDDKHWNSQCKTSQTYVRALTSENNKLVGWRWIRIDTSCVCALSRKIGRT, encoded by the coding sequence ATCTTACAGGTGAACAAGGTGATGTCCATCTTGTTTTATGTGATGTTTCTCGCTTATCTCCGTGGCGTCCAAGGGAACAGCATGGATCAAAGGAGTTTGCCGGAAGACTCACTCAATTCCCTGATTATCAAGCTGATCcaggcagatattttaaaaaacaagctcTCCAAGCAGATGGTGGACGTTAAGGAGAACTTCCAGAGCACCCTGCCCAAAGCGGAGGCCCCGCCCCGAGAGCCCGCCAAGTCGGAATTCCAGCCGGTGACGGCCATGGGCCCCGAACTGCTGCGGCGCCAGAGACGCTACAGCTCGCCCCGGGTCCTGCTGAGTGACAGCACCCCCCTGGAGCCCCCTCCCCTGTACCTCATGGAGGATTACGTGGGCAGCCCCGTGGTGGCCAACAGAACGGCGCGGCGGAAGAGGTACGCGGAGCACAAGAGCCACCGCGGCGAGTACTCCGTGTGTGACAGCGAGAGCCTGTGGGTGACCGACAAGTCGTCGGCCATTGACATCCGGGGACACCAGGTCACGGTGCTGGGGGAGATCAAGACCGGCAACTCCCCCGTCAAACAATATTTCTATGAGACGAGATGTAAGGAGGCCAGGCCTGTCAAGAACGGTTGCAGAGGAATTGATGATAAACACTGGAACTCGCAGTGCAAAACCTCCCAGACCTATGTCCGCGCGCTGACGTCAGAAAACAACAAACTGGTCGGCTGGCGGTGGATACGGATAGACACGTCCTGTGTGTGTGCCTTGTCGAGAAAGATCGGCAGAACATAA
- the NTF3 gene encoding neurotrophin-3 isoform X2 has protein sequence MSILFYVMFLAYLRGVQGNSMDQRSLPEDSLNSLIIKLIQADILKNKLSKQMVDVKENFQSTLPKAEAPPREPAKSEFQPVTAMGPELLRRQRRYSSPRVLLSDSTPLEPPPLYLMEDYVGSPVVANRTARRKRYAEHKSHRGEYSVCDSESLWVTDKSSAIDIRGHQVTVLGEIKTGNSPVKQYFYETRCKEARPVKNGCRGIDDKHWNSQCKTSQTYVRALTSENNKLVGWRWIRIDTSCVCALSRKIGRT, from the coding sequence ATGTCCATCTTGTTTTATGTGATGTTTCTCGCTTATCTCCGTGGCGTCCAAGGGAACAGCATGGATCAAAGGAGTTTGCCGGAAGACTCACTCAATTCCCTGATTATCAAGCTGATCcaggcagatattttaaaaaacaagctcTCCAAGCAGATGGTGGACGTTAAGGAGAACTTCCAGAGCACCCTGCCCAAAGCGGAGGCCCCGCCCCGAGAGCCCGCCAAGTCGGAATTCCAGCCGGTGACGGCCATGGGCCCCGAACTGCTGCGGCGCCAGAGACGCTACAGCTCGCCCCGGGTCCTGCTGAGTGACAGCACCCCCCTGGAGCCCCCTCCCCTGTACCTCATGGAGGATTACGTGGGCAGCCCCGTGGTGGCCAACAGAACGGCGCGGCGGAAGAGGTACGCGGAGCACAAGAGCCACCGCGGCGAGTACTCCGTGTGTGACAGCGAGAGCCTGTGGGTGACCGACAAGTCGTCGGCCATTGACATCCGGGGACACCAGGTCACGGTGCTGGGGGAGATCAAGACCGGCAACTCCCCCGTCAAACAATATTTCTATGAGACGAGATGTAAGGAGGCCAGGCCTGTCAAGAACGGTTGCAGAGGAATTGATGATAAACACTGGAACTCGCAGTGCAAAACCTCCCAGACCTATGTCCGCGCGCTGACGTCAGAAAACAACAAACTGGTCGGCTGGCGGTGGATACGGATAGACACGTCCTGTGTGTGTGCCTTGTCGAGAAAGATCGGCAGAACATAA